A stretch of Metabacillus sp. FJAT-52054 DNA encodes these proteins:
- the tkt gene encoding transketolase, with amino-acid sequence MTLSTIDSLSIATIRTLSIDAIEKANSGHPGMPMGSAPMAYKLWTDYMKQNPENPNWFNRDRFVLSAGHGSMLLYSMLHLSGYDVSMEDLKSFRQWGSKTPGHPEYGHTAGVDATTGPLGQGIAMAVGMAMAERHLAHTYNKDSFNVVDHHTFAICGDGDLMEGISSEAASFAGHLKLGRLVVLYDSNDISLDGDLDRSFSENVQQRFEAMNWQVLRVEDGNDTDEIGRAIAAAKQNEDQPTLIEVKTTIGFGSPNRAGTSGVHGAPLGAEETKLTKDAYKWTFDKDFHVPDEVYDHFAKTIKEDGMKAESEWNALFESYKKEYPELAEELARAIEGELPQAWDADIPVYETGKGLASRASSGEVLNAIAKNVPNLFGGSADLAGSNKTTIKSVEDFTAANYSGRNIWFGVREFAMGAALNGMALHGGLKVFGGTFFVFSDYMRPAIRLASLMNLPVTFVFTHDSIAVGEDGPTHEPIEQLASLRAMPNLDVIRPADGNETAAAWKLAVTAKTSPTALVLSRQDLPTLEHSAELSGTGVEKGAYVVSPSQKEMADAILLASGSEVGLAVESQKALLKEGIDASVVSMPSWKRFEEQTEDYKRSVLPKDVKKRLAIEVASPLGWERYTGDEGDVLGINRFGASAPGETIMKEFGFTPENIVARVKALLNK; translated from the coding sequence ATGACATTATCTACTATTGACTCATTGTCCATTGCTACAATCCGGACTCTATCTATTGATGCAATTGAGAAAGCAAACTCCGGACATCCGGGAATGCCTATGGGATCTGCCCCAATGGCTTACAAACTGTGGACAGATTATATGAAACAAAATCCAGAGAATCCAAACTGGTTCAACCGTGACCGTTTTGTTCTTTCTGCCGGGCATGGCTCTATGCTTCTTTACAGCATGCTTCACCTTTCAGGCTATGATGTTTCTATGGAGGATTTGAAATCTTTCCGTCAATGGGGAAGCAAAACTCCAGGACATCCTGAATACGGACATACAGCTGGTGTAGATGCAACGACTGGACCGCTTGGCCAAGGAATTGCAATGGCGGTAGGAATGGCTATGGCAGAACGTCACCTAGCACATACATACAATAAAGACTCTTTTAATGTAGTCGATCACCATACATTTGCGATTTGCGGCGACGGCGATTTAATGGAAGGAATCTCATCTGAGGCTGCTTCTTTTGCAGGTCACTTGAAGCTTGGCCGCCTGGTTGTCCTTTATGATTCAAACGATATTTCTCTTGATGGCGATCTTGACCGTTCATTCAGCGAAAATGTTCAGCAGCGTTTTGAAGCAATGAATTGGCAGGTGCTCCGTGTCGAAGACGGAAACGATACAGATGAAATCGGCCGGGCTATTGCTGCAGCGAAGCAAAATGAAGATCAGCCAACCCTGATTGAAGTCAAAACAACTATCGGATTTGGTTCACCGAACCGCGCCGGTACTTCAGGCGTCCACGGGGCACCTCTTGGAGCGGAAGAGACAAAGCTGACAAAGGATGCTTACAAATGGACATTTGATAAAGATTTCCATGTTCCGGACGAAGTTTATGATCATTTTGCAAAAACGATCAAAGAAGATGGCATGAAAGCAGAAAGCGAGTGGAATGCCCTTTTCGAAAGCTATAAGAAAGAGTATCCTGAGCTTGCTGAGGAGCTTGCTCGCGCAATTGAAGGAGAACTTCCTCAAGCGTGGGATGCAGATATTCCAGTTTATGAAACAGGAAAAGGTCTTGCTTCCCGAGCATCTTCAGGTGAAGTGCTTAATGCAATCGCTAAAAATGTTCCAAATCTTTTCGGCGGATCAGCTGACTTAGCGGGATCCAATAAAACGACAATCAAAAGCGTAGAAGATTTTACTGCCGCCAATTACAGCGGACGCAATATCTGGTTCGGCGTAAGAGAATTTGCTATGGGTGCGGCACTAAACGGTATGGCTTTACACGGGGGATTAAAGGTATTCGGAGGAACGTTCTTCGTATTCTCCGATTACATGCGTCCTGCTATCCGCCTGGCTTCCTTAATGAACCTGCCTGTAACATTCGTATTCACTCATGACAGCATTGCGGTAGGGGAAGACGGACCTACTCATGAACCGATTGAACAGCTGGCTTCATTAAGAGCGATGCCGAATCTTGATGTGATCAGACCAGCGGATGGAAATGAAACGGCTGCTGCATGGAAGCTCGCTGTAACAGCCAAAACCAGTCCGACAGCTCTTGTATTATCAAGACAGGATCTTCCGACGCTCGAGCACTCTGCAGAATTGTCCGGCACTGGTGTGGAGAAAGGTGCATATGTTGTATCACCTTCACAAAAAGAAATGGCGGATGCTATCCTGCTTGCTTCCGGTTCTGAAGTGGGTCTTGCAGTCGAATCCCAAAAAGCGCTTCTTAAAGAGGGAATCGATGCTTCTGTTGTGAGCATGCCTTCCTGGAAACGTTTTGAAGAACAAACTGAAGATTACAAGCGATCCGTCCTTCCTAAGGATGTTAAAAAGCGCTTGGCGATTGAAGTGGCTTCTCCGCTTGGATGGGAAAGGTACACGGGTGATGAA